The following coding sequences lie in one Xanthomonas hortorum pv. pelargonii genomic window:
- a CDS encoding YgfZ/GcvT domain-containing protein has product MADNLNLIPQGFGSLHDMQYVRLIGTDAVAFAHAQFANDVQALAVGQWQWNAWLTAKGRVIAIFALLREDDTHVLMLLPDGNAAEIALQLGRFVFRRKLKIVVAALSAYGGFEAAQRARGAQADIGTQRIELDMGTAALPRTLLLHTDPALAAPIEVPGVDAQWRRADLQLGLVRLPDAQREQWTPQQLALDRLHAFSVKKGCYPGQEIVARTHFLGKAKRALQLLEVDGAIEAGDAVTLDGTAIGSLVSVAGTLALTVLPLELTLDANTALQAGAHSARPLALTPGLER; this is encoded by the coding sequence GTGGCTGACAACCTGAATCTTATTCCGCAGGGTTTTGGCTCCCTGCACGACATGCAATACGTCCGCTTGATCGGGACGGATGCAGTGGCGTTCGCGCATGCGCAATTTGCCAACGACGTACAGGCGCTGGCGGTTGGGCAGTGGCAGTGGAATGCGTGGTTGACTGCGAAGGGGCGCGTGATTGCCATCTTCGCACTGTTGCGTGAGGACGACACACACGTATTGATGCTGTTGCCCGACGGCAACGCGGCCGAGATCGCCTTGCAACTGGGCCGTTTCGTGTTCCGGCGCAAGCTCAAGATCGTTGTTGCAGCGCTATCTGCCTACGGTGGATTCGAAGCAGCGCAACGCGCACGGGGCGCACAGGCCGATATCGGAACGCAGCGTATCGAATTGGATATGGGCACGGCCGCCCTGCCCCGCACCTTGCTGTTGCACACCGACCCGGCATTGGCAGCGCCTATCGAAGTGCCGGGTGTGGATGCGCAGTGGCGCCGCGCCGATCTGCAACTGGGATTGGTCCGCCTGCCCGATGCACAACGCGAGCAGTGGACACCGCAACAGCTGGCACTGGATCGCCTGCACGCCTTCAGCGTGAAAAAAGGCTGCTACCCCGGCCAGGAAATCGTCGCGCGCACGCACTTCCTGGGCAAGGCCAAACGCGCCTTGCAGCTATTGGAAGTCGATGGCGCCATCGAGGCGGGCGATGCGGTCACGCTGGATGGCACGGCCATCGGCTCGCTGGTGAGTGTTGCCGGCACTCTTGCGCTGACGGTGCTGCCGCTGGAGCTGACATTGGACGCCAACACCGCACTGCAAGCAGGCGCACACAGCGCACGCCCACTTGCCTTGACACCTGGATTGGAGCGTTAA
- a CDS encoding ABC transporter ATP-binding protein, whose protein sequence is MAKVQLEGVRKVYENGQVAVQGASFEVADGELMVLVGPSGCGKSTLLRMIAGLEDISAGTLKIGERVVNDVAPKDRDIAMVFQSYALYPHMTVAENLSFGLKLRGHPKQVIAERVNNAAELLGLTPMLDKLPKAMSGGQRQRVALGRAMVRESSVFLLDEPLSNLDAKLRHSVRTEIAQLHRKLGTTMIYVTHDQVEAMTLGQRIVVLKDGVIQQIDSPMALYDRPANLFVAGFLGSPAMNMLQGRLDEQDGLHLVMADGWRVPLGAGRVDGCWFGREVIVGVRPEHLQPSSDALLGFDAKVEVIEPVGNEIFLNLDRGGQPLVIRVAPQALPAVGQPLRLALRSEALHFFDPATGERLDPA, encoded by the coding sequence ATGGCGAAAGTGCAGTTGGAAGGTGTCCGCAAGGTCTACGAGAATGGCCAGGTCGCGGTGCAGGGCGCGAGCTTCGAAGTCGCCGATGGCGAGCTGATGGTGTTGGTCGGGCCGTCCGGCTGCGGCAAGTCGACCCTGCTGCGCATGATCGCCGGGCTCGAAGACATCAGTGCCGGCACGCTGAAGATCGGCGAGCGCGTGGTCAACGACGTGGCGCCGAAAGACCGCGACATCGCCATGGTGTTCCAGAGCTATGCGCTGTATCCGCACATGACCGTGGCCGAGAACCTGTCCTTCGGACTCAAGCTGCGCGGCCATCCCAAGCAGGTGATCGCCGAGCGCGTCAATAACGCCGCCGAATTGCTCGGCCTGACCCCGATGCTCGACAAGCTGCCCAAGGCGATGTCCGGCGGCCAGCGGCAGCGTGTGGCGCTGGGCAGGGCGATGGTGCGTGAATCGTCGGTGTTCCTGCTCGACGAGCCGCTCTCCAATCTGGATGCCAAGCTGCGCCACAGCGTGCGTACCGAGATTGCGCAGCTGCACCGCAAGCTCGGCACCACCATGATCTACGTCACCCACGACCAGGTCGAGGCGATGACGCTCGGCCAGCGCATCGTGGTGCTCAAGGATGGCGTGATCCAGCAGATCGACAGCCCGATGGCGCTGTACGACCGCCCGGCCAATCTATTCGTGGCCGGCTTTCTCGGCAGCCCGGCAATGAACATGCTGCAGGGGCGGCTGGACGAGCAGGACGGCCTGCATCTGGTCATGGCCGACGGCTGGCGAGTGCCGCTGGGTGCGGGGCGGGTGGATGGCTGCTGGTTCGGTCGCGAGGTGATCGTCGGCGTGCGCCCGGAGCATCTGCAGCCGTCGAGCGATGCGCTACTGGGCTTCGATGCGAAGGTGGAAGTCATCGAGCCGGTCGGCAACGAGATCTTCCTCAACCTGGATCGTGGCGGTCAGCCGCTGGTCATCCGCGTCGCGCCGCAGGCCTTGCCGGCGGTCGGTCAGCCACTGCGCCTGGCGTTGCGCAGCGAGGCGCTGCACTTCTTCGACCCGGCCACCGGCGAGCGGCTGGATCCAGCTTAA